A genomic window from Gossypium hirsutum isolate 1008001.06 chromosome D10, Gossypium_hirsutum_v2.1, whole genome shotgun sequence includes:
- the LOC107931828 gene encoding cytosolic endo-beta-N-acetylglucosaminidase 1 isoform X1 yields MSGQPNDQKSDPTPPPFDPSKPSVPISYPIKTLEDLENGSYYKSFHYPFNKTSVPLRPNTGLAQRPRVLVCHDMQGGYVDDKWIQGGENSGAYAIWHWYLIDVFVYFSHYLVTLPPPCWTNTAHTHGVKVLGTFIVEGEEGTATCNKMLSTKESAHKYAELLVELAVALGFDGWLLNMEVDLAISQIPNLKEFVSYLTQTMHSSVPGSLVIWYDSVTIDGTLSWQNQLNEENKPFFDISDGIFVNYLWEKDDPKLSATVAGDRKLDVYMGIDVFGRGTYGGGQWTTNVALEVIKKDDVSAAIFAPGWVYETKQPPDFQTAQNRWWSLVEKSWGIVQNYPKTLPFYSNFDQGRGNHISVDGAQVLSTQWNNISSQTFQPFLEYVDDSTSKTIEVRVDFKEASFNGGGNITFKGTLEAGASFSTRLFSGQLLTGPLPIYFTYSVKSEGNSHLGLSLELSSETEGKKKLFLASQGTNQFSSEVLLPRRLTTPDNAPGWVMQEVSIAMNGYTLTEIHAVCYKQQPEITNTTEYFAVLGDIKISTSSKNTEFPPSTSWIVNGQDIEWGTSQGSKTLSLKISWKPEDEKGPLFPKYNIYVEKLSKQSIRTLRGTLESVREYIGVAHIEAFYVSQLVIPSDTSSLKFIIQVCNVDGASQNLDDAPFFQLDVQSSTNILSLLFGCLPSLVKNIIAYL; encoded by the exons ATGTCCGGCCAACCCAACGATCAAAAATCCGACCCGACACCACCACCTTTCGATCCATCAAAGCCGTCCGTTCCCATCTCTTATCCAATCAAGACCCTTGAAGACCTTGAAAATGGTTCTTACTACAAGTCTTTTCATTACCCTTTTAATAAAACCAGtgttcctttacgaccaaacacAGGTTTGGCTCAAAGGCCTAGGGTTTTGGTTTGCCATGATATGCAAGGTGGTTACGTGGACGACAAGTGGATCCAAGGTGGCGAAAATTCCGGTGCTTATGCCATATGGCACTGGTATTTGATCGAtgtgtttgtttatttttctcattatttGGTTACTTTGCCTCCACCTTGTTGGACCAATACTGCTCATACACATGGAGTTAAG GTATTAGGGACATTCATTGTTGAAGGAGAAGAAGGGACAGCTACTTGCAATAAAATGCTTTCAACAAAGGAATCTGCTCACAAATATGCTGAACTCTTAGTAGAGCTTGCTGTTGCTTTGGGCTTTGATGGATGGCTG CTCAACATGGAGGTTGACCTTGCCATTAGCCAAATCCCCAATCTCAAAGAATTTGTTAGCTATTTAACGCAGACAATGCACTCCTCGGTTCCTGGTtctttagttatatg GTATGATAGTGTTACAATTGATGGAACACTTAGTTGGCAAAATCAATTGAATGAAGAGAATAAACCTTTTTTCGATATTAGTGATGGAATCTTCGTTAACTATTTATGGGAAAAGGATGATCCAAAGTTATCTGCAACGGTTGCCGGCGATAGAAAGCTCGATGTTTACATGGGGATTGATGTATTCGGAAGAGGAACATACGGTGGCGGGCAATGGACG ACGAATGTTGCACTTGAAGTGATTAAAAAGGATGATGTCTCGGCTGCGATATTCGCTCCGGGATGGGTTTATGAAACAAAACAACCACCCGATTTTCAGACCGCTCAAAACCG TTGGTGGAGTCTGGTTGAGAAATCATGGGGGATCGTCCAAAATTATCCTAAAACACTACCGTTCTATTCGAATTTCGACCAG GGCCGTGGTAATCATATTTCCGTTGACGGAGCACAAGTATTAAGCACTCAATGGAATAACATTTCTTCACAAACATTTCAG CCTTTCCTGGAGTATGTTGATGATTCCACCTCAAAAACAATTGAAGTTCGTGTTGA TTTTAAGGAAGCATCGTTTAACGGAGGTGGAAACATAACATTTAAAGGAACTCTCGAAGCCGGCGCCTCATTCTCAACCAGACTCTTCTCAGGACAACTTCTTACGGGTCCGTTACCGATTTACTTCACATATTCT GTAAAGTCTGAAGGTAATTCTCATTTGGGCCTTTCTCTTGAATTATCTTCTGAAACGGAAGGAAAAAAGAAGTTGTTTCTTGCATCCCAAGGAACAAACCAATTCTCAAGTGAAGTCCTCCTGCCACGACGACTTACAACGCCGGACAATGCTCCAGGATGGGTTATGCAAGAGGTCAGCATTGCAATGAACGGATACACATTAACAGAAATCCACGCCGTATGCTACAAACAACAACCCGAAATCACAAATACAACTGAATACTTTGCTGTGCTCGGAGACATTAAGATTTCAACTTCGAGCAAGAATACCGAATTCCCTCCATCTACTTCTTGGATCGTCAACGGCCAAGACATAGAATGGGGAACATCTCAAGGTTCCAAAACACTTAGTCTTAAGATCAGCTGGAAACCGGAAGATGAAAAGGGTCCTCTTTTCCCAAAGTACAATATCTACGTTGAGAAATTATCGAAACAATCGATTCGAACATTGAGAGGAACGCTAGAAAGCGTTAGAGAGTACATCGGAGTAGCACACATAGAAGCCTTCTATGTATCTCAACTTGTCATCCCTTCGGATACTTCGAGTCTCAAGTTTATTATTCAAGTTTGCAATGTTGACGGCGCCAGCCAAAATCTCGACGACGCTCCATTTTTTCAACTCGATGTTCAAAGCTCGACGAACATATTATCACTTCTGTTCGGTTGCCTTCCTTCCTTGGTGAAGAACATCATAGCTTATCTATGA
- the LOC107931828 gene encoding cytosolic endo-beta-N-acetylglucosaminidase 1 isoform X2, protein MSGQPNDQKSDPTPPPFDPSKPSVPISYPIKTLEDLENGSYYKSFHYPFNKTSVPLRPNTGLAQRPRVLVCHDMQGGYVDDKWIQGGENSGAYAIWHWYLIDVFVYFSHYLVTLPPPCWTNTAHTHGVKVLGTFIVEGEEGTATCNKMLSTKESAHKYAELLVELAVALGFDGWLVHNMLLIQSQSQRYDSVTIDGTLSWQNQLNEENKPFFDISDGIFVNYLWEKDDPKLSATVAGDRKLDVYMGIDVFGRGTYGGGQWTTNVALEVIKKDDVSAAIFAPGWVYETKQPPDFQTAQNRWWSLVEKSWGIVQNYPKTLPFYSNFDQGRGNHISVDGAQVLSTQWNNISSQTFQPFLEYVDDSTSKTIEVRVDFKEASFNGGGNITFKGTLEAGASFSTRLFSGQLLTGPLPIYFTYSVKSEGNSHLGLSLELSSETEGKKKLFLASQGTNQFSSEVLLPRRLTTPDNAPGWVMQEVSIAMNGYTLTEIHAVCYKQQPEITNTTEYFAVLGDIKISTSSKNTEFPPSTSWIVNGQDIEWGTSQGSKTLSLKISWKPEDEKGPLFPKYNIYVEKLSKQSIRTLRGTLESVREYIGVAHIEAFYVSQLVIPSDTSSLKFIIQVCNVDGASQNLDDAPFFQLDVQSSTNILSLLFGCLPSLVKNIIAYL, encoded by the exons ATGTCCGGCCAACCCAACGATCAAAAATCCGACCCGACACCACCACCTTTCGATCCATCAAAGCCGTCCGTTCCCATCTCTTATCCAATCAAGACCCTTGAAGACCTTGAAAATGGTTCTTACTACAAGTCTTTTCATTACCCTTTTAATAAAACCAGtgttcctttacgaccaaacacAGGTTTGGCTCAAAGGCCTAGGGTTTTGGTTTGCCATGATATGCAAGGTGGTTACGTGGACGACAAGTGGATCCAAGGTGGCGAAAATTCCGGTGCTTATGCCATATGGCACTGGTATTTGATCGAtgtgtttgtttatttttctcattatttGGTTACTTTGCCTCCACCTTGTTGGACCAATACTGCTCATACACATGGAGTTAAG GTATTAGGGACATTCATTGTTGAAGGAGAAGAAGGGACAGCTACTTGCAATAAAATGCTTTCAACAAAGGAATCTGCTCACAAATATGCTGAACTCTTAGTAGAGCTTGCTGTTGCTTTGGGCTTTGATGGATGGCTGGTACACAACATGCTTCTCATTCAATCCCAATCTCAAAG GTATGATAGTGTTACAATTGATGGAACACTTAGTTGGCAAAATCAATTGAATGAAGAGAATAAACCTTTTTTCGATATTAGTGATGGAATCTTCGTTAACTATTTATGGGAAAAGGATGATCCAAAGTTATCTGCAACGGTTGCCGGCGATAGAAAGCTCGATGTTTACATGGGGATTGATGTATTCGGAAGAGGAACATACGGTGGCGGGCAATGGACG ACGAATGTTGCACTTGAAGTGATTAAAAAGGATGATGTCTCGGCTGCGATATTCGCTCCGGGATGGGTTTATGAAACAAAACAACCACCCGATTTTCAGACCGCTCAAAACCG TTGGTGGAGTCTGGTTGAGAAATCATGGGGGATCGTCCAAAATTATCCTAAAACACTACCGTTCTATTCGAATTTCGACCAG GGCCGTGGTAATCATATTTCCGTTGACGGAGCACAAGTATTAAGCACTCAATGGAATAACATTTCTTCACAAACATTTCAG CCTTTCCTGGAGTATGTTGATGATTCCACCTCAAAAACAATTGAAGTTCGTGTTGA TTTTAAGGAAGCATCGTTTAACGGAGGTGGAAACATAACATTTAAAGGAACTCTCGAAGCCGGCGCCTCATTCTCAACCAGACTCTTCTCAGGACAACTTCTTACGGGTCCGTTACCGATTTACTTCACATATTCT GTAAAGTCTGAAGGTAATTCTCATTTGGGCCTTTCTCTTGAATTATCTTCTGAAACGGAAGGAAAAAAGAAGTTGTTTCTTGCATCCCAAGGAACAAACCAATTCTCAAGTGAAGTCCTCCTGCCACGACGACTTACAACGCCGGACAATGCTCCAGGATGGGTTATGCAAGAGGTCAGCATTGCAATGAACGGATACACATTAACAGAAATCCACGCCGTATGCTACAAACAACAACCCGAAATCACAAATACAACTGAATACTTTGCTGTGCTCGGAGACATTAAGATTTCAACTTCGAGCAAGAATACCGAATTCCCTCCATCTACTTCTTGGATCGTCAACGGCCAAGACATAGAATGGGGAACATCTCAAGGTTCCAAAACACTTAGTCTTAAGATCAGCTGGAAACCGGAAGATGAAAAGGGTCCTCTTTTCCCAAAGTACAATATCTACGTTGAGAAATTATCGAAACAATCGATTCGAACATTGAGAGGAACGCTAGAAAGCGTTAGAGAGTACATCGGAGTAGCACACATAGAAGCCTTCTATGTATCTCAACTTGTCATCCCTTCGGATACTTCGAGTCTCAAGTTTATTATTCAAGTTTGCAATGTTGACGGCGCCAGCCAAAATCTCGACGACGCTCCATTTTTTCAACTCGATGTTCAAAGCTCGACGAACATATTATCACTTCTGTTCGGTTGCCTTCCTTCCTTGGTGAAGAACATCATAGCTTATCTATGA
- the LOC107931857 gene encoding protein trichome birefringence-like 33, with the protein MKAPLSSSTSSSSGILRRSRLSTYLYTLLAFIVFVAVIHGEYSIANFGRVDPIIPSPVFSTTPVKKREKVVAQLPSFAVEESEEGCDIFSGKWVKDELTRPHYDESECPYIQPQLTCRAHGRPDTEYQKWRWQPHGCDIPRFNATLMLESLRGKRMMFVGDSLNRGQYVSMVCLLHRLIPEDKKSMETYNNDALTVFRVKDYNATIEFYWAPFLLESNSDNAVVHRISDRIVRKGSMNKHGRHWKGVDILVFNTYLWWVTGQEMKILIGSFKDVEKEIMQMSTEDAYRMAMKSLLRWVTRNLDRERTRVCFTSMSPTHSKGDWGGEASENCYNQTTPIADSNYWGSDSRKSIMKVIGEEFSKSEFPITFLNITQLSSYRKDAHTSIYKKQWNPLTTEQLANPASYADCIHWCLPGLQDTWNELLFAKLFHPDLI; encoded by the exons ATGAAGGCTCCACTTTcttcatcaacatcatcatcctCTGGTATTCTTAGAAGGTCTCGTCTCTCAACTTACTTATACACTTTATTAGCTTTCATTGTTTTCGTTGCTGTCATCCATGGAGAATACTCCATCGCCAATTTTGGCCGAGTTGACCCAATAATCCCCAGCCCAGTTTTCTCCACCACACCAG TGAAGAAAAGGGAGAAGGTGGTGGCGCAGCTGCCGTCATTTGCGGTGGAGGAAAGTGAAGAAGGATGTGATATATTCAGTGGGAAGTGGGTCAAGGACGAGTTGACTCGGCCTCACTATGATGAATCGGAGTGTCCATACATCCAGCCACAATTAACGTGTAGAGCACATGGGAGACCGGATACTGAGTATCAGAAATGGAGATGGCAACCCCATGGCTGTGATATTCCTAG ATTCAATGCCACATTGATGCTAGAGAGCCTAAGGGGGAAGAGAATGATGTTTGTGGGTGACTCATTGAACCGTGGTCAATATGTATCAATGGTTTGCCTTCTCCATAGGCTCATACCTGAGGATAAAAAATCCATGGAAACATACAATAATGACGCCCTCACGGTTTTCCGAGTTAAG GACTACAATGCCACCATAGAATTCTATTGGGCTccatttcttctagaatccaactCGGATAATGCTGTAGTTCATAGAATATCCGATAGGATCGTGAGGAAAGGTTCGATGAATAAGCATGGCAGGCATTGGAAGGGTGTCGACATTTTGGTTTTCAATACGTACTTGTGGTGGGTGACAGGCCAAGAGATGAAGATCTT GATAGGGTCATTCAAGGATGTTGAGAAAGAAATAATGCAGATGTCAACTGAGGATGCTTATCGTATGGCAATGAAGAGCTTGTTGAGATGGGTGACCAGAAATTTGGATCGTGAGAGGACTAGGGTTTGTTTCACCAGCATGTCTCCTACTCATTCAAA GGGCGATTGGGGAGGTGAGGCTAGTGAGAActgttacaatcaaacaacaccAATCGCAGATTCAAATTATTGGGGTTCTGATAGCAGGAAAAGCATAATGAAAGTGATTGGGGAAGAATTCAGTAAATCCGAATTCCCCATCACGTTTCTTAACATCACACAACTCTCGAGTTACCGCAAAGATGCGCACACCTCGATTTACAAGAAACAATGGAATCCATTGACGACAGAGCAACTAGCCAACCCGGCTAGCTATGCAGATTGCATCCATTGGTGCTTGCCGGGACTTCAAGATACTTGGAATGAGCTTCTCTTTGCCAAGCTTTTCCATCCTGATTTAATCTAA
- the LOC107931757 gene encoding uncharacterized protein: MGNESRRLLLLLIFLLTVQLRVNSVIGICEHSFNDGNKLYNFSLASPLPKFPHGILSEDGFYKVAGNETVLWFQLCGGMLFNHDPPRCAECSECGGPSRCGTECSALAARNAGGYHVCSTLGHASSTNVSILDKQNPFKGVIVRMSSSGKDPGCSLSVSILCDSNGAQGPDSVEKLGTCDYATTLRHPSGCATIISIGGKGFGWFGTLIIIIICLFGAYLLAGTVYRYFFLGVHGIEAIPNLDLWASLPHRTQIFFSSLVRQFSGPSTSHRNSYSPVNS, from the exons ATGGGAAATGAATCTCGGAGATTGCTTCTTCTATTGATTTTTCTCTTGACGGTTCAACTCCGAGTTAACTCAGTCATTGGGATCTGTGAACACAGCTTCAATGACGGCAACAAGTTATACAACTTTAGCTTGGCTTCTCCTTTGCCTAAATTCCCTCATGGCATTCTCAGCGAAGACGG GTTTTATAAGGTGGCGGGGAATGAGACTGTGCTTTGGTTTCAG CTTTGTGGTGGAATGCTTTTTAACCATGATCCACCTAGATGTGCTGAGTGCTCG GAATGTGGAGGTCCATCACGCTGTGGAACGGAATGTAGTGCGTTAGCGGCTAGAAATGCTGGAG GTTATCACGTATGTTCTACTCTTGGACATGCTTCAAGTACAAATGTTAGCATCCTTG ACAAGCAGAACCCTTTCAAAGGTGTCATTGTTAGAATGTCAAGCAGTGGAAAAGATCCCGGTTGTTCACTCTCGGTCTCAATCCTTTGTGATTCAAATGGAGCTCAA GGGCCAGATTCAGTGGAGAAACTGGGGACTTGTGATTAT GCTACAACGCTGCGGCATCCTTCTGGCTGTGCAACAATCATATCCATTGGTGGGAAAGGGTTTGGCTGGTTTGGCACCTTGATAATCAT tatcatatGCCTCTTTGGAGCCTACCTGCTTGCTGGTACAGTTTATCGATATTTTTTCCTTGGGGTTCACGGTATAGAA GCAATTCCGAACTTGGATTTGTGGGCCAGCTTACCACATAGAACTCAG ATATTTTTCTCGTCTTTGGTACGACAGTTTAGTGGACCTTCAACCAGTCACAGAAACTCCTATTCGCCAGTCAATTCTTGA